In Thalassospira sp. TSL5-1, the following are encoded in one genomic region:
- a CDS encoding DUF6653 family protein, translating into MVKLAERAEKLMGMSPEIWQRHANPWSGWSRVAALPLISLAVWSRIWIGPWALLPFAVSLLWLWVNPRLFPPPRDTHNWMSQGVLGERVWLNRQKIPIPHHHLRMGHILNTVSALASVLWLAGLIWLDIWATLFGMSIIMLAKLWFIDRMVWLYTDMQPDHPEYAAWMKNKDSR; encoded by the coding sequence ATGGTGAAACTTGCCGAACGGGCCGAAAAGCTGATGGGCATGTCGCCGGAAATCTGGCAGCGCCATGCCAACCCCTGGAGTGGCTGGAGCCGCGTTGCCGCCCTGCCCCTGATCAGCCTTGCCGTTTGGAGCCGCATCTGGATTGGCCCCTGGGCATTGCTGCCCTTTGCTGTTTCCCTGTTATGGTTATGGGTTAATCCCCGGCTGTTCCCGCCCCCAAGGGATACACATAACTGGATGTCCCAAGGAGTGTTGGGGGAACGAGTGTGGCTGAACCGCCAGAAAATCCCGATCCCGCATCATCATCTTCGGATGGGGCATATCCTGAATACCGTTTCAGCGCTCGCCAGTGTCCTCTGGCTTGCCGGGCTGATCTGGCTTGATATTTGGGCAACCCTGTTTGGGATGAGCATCATCATGCTGGCAAAACTGTGGTTTATCGATCGCATGGTCTGGCTTTATACCGATATGCAGCCAGACCATCCCGAATATGCTGCCTGGATGAAAAATAAGGACAGCAGGTAA
- a CDS encoding ABC transporter ATP-binding protein, producing the protein MVVLTLDQVGARLGKKTVLSDISAGPFYSGDVIAVVGPNAAGKSTLFKRICGLIKGPGHVDYQNKGESQESSRDGMCYVPQNTMVSVALSVYEAVLLAKKQGGDWHVSKQDMEIVDQTLNLLGILDLSNRPVGELSGGQMQLVSIAQALVRDPSVLLLDEPTSALDLSRSHQILALMRNLAKQRNMLVMMALHDLNDVLRYADHTLVIANGSLVAGGATQDVITETLLQDVYRVRARLEPCSAGQTRVIVDGALHEYV; encoded by the coding sequence ATGGTAGTTCTGACACTTGACCAGGTTGGTGCGCGGCTGGGTAAAAAAACCGTACTGTCCGATATTTCTGCCGGACCTTTTTATAGTGGCGATGTGATTGCCGTGGTCGGCCCGAACGCGGCGGGAAAATCCACGCTGTTTAAGCGTATTTGCGGCCTGATTAAAGGACCGGGGCATGTTGACTATCAAAACAAGGGCGAAAGTCAGGAATCATCGCGTGATGGGATGTGTTACGTACCGCAAAACACAATGGTTTCCGTTGCGCTGAGTGTTTATGAGGCCGTTTTGCTGGCTAAAAAGCAGGGCGGAGATTGGCATGTTTCAAAGCAAGACATGGAAATAGTCGATCAGACCCTGAATTTGCTGGGCATTCTTGATTTGTCCAACAGGCCGGTGGGGGAGCTTAGCGGCGGGCAAATGCAGCTTGTCAGCATTGCGCAGGCGCTGGTGCGTGATCCGAGCGTTTTGCTGTTGGACGAACCAACATCGGCCCTCGATCTTAGCCGCAGCCACCAGATCCTTGCCTTGATGCGCAACCTTGCCAAACAACGCAATATGCTGGTGATGATGGCATTGCATGACTTAAACGATGTGCTGCGCTATGCCGATCATACTCTGGTCATCGCCAACGGGTCGCTGGTGGCGGGGGGGGCAACACAGGATGTGATTACAGAAACTCTGTTGCAGGATGTTTACCGGGTACGCGCCCGGCTGGAGCCGTGCAGTGCCGGGCAAACACGCGTAATTGTGGATGGCGCGTTACACGAATATGTCTAA